The genome window ATGTTCTCATTCAAATACACCTCCGCACGGAAGTCGTTAGTTAATTATACACTTTTGGCGATATAACCCGCCAGTATGTTCCATCATCCGTCATTACGGCGTTATTATGCCGACCCACCAGGACCAGATTGCGCTGAGCTGCGGCGCGGCCAGTATGACCGCAAGAGCCCCGATCACCATGTGCGGGCCGAAAGGTATCTCCGTCCGCAAGGACATGCCCTTCTTGTCGGCACGGCTCTTCAAGATCAGATATGTGACCCCTACTACGGAGCCGACCATAACCGCGATAAAGAAAGAGACCAGCGCAGGCATCACTCCCAGCACTGCTCCTACCGCGGCAGCCAGGTTTATATCGCCGCCGCCCAGGGCGCCTTCATACTCACCGTCATCGGCATCATCCTCAGACTTGCCCCTGGGCCGAAAGACGAAGTAGCCGATATATGCAATCAGATAGAAAACACCTGCGCATACCACCATCCCTGCTATGCTCGGCAGCATCGGTAGAGACGCGCCGGACGCAGTCGGTATATGCAGCAGCTTGATATCACCGGCTATGATATGGGCAACGTCTTTCAACACCCCCAGAATGAGACCGAATATCACCACCTGGTCAGGAATGATAAACCGATCCAGATCAACGAAGAACGCTATGAGCAATGCACAGATAAAAAATGCATATACGAAGACATCTATACTAAAACCGTATCTCAAATACGTGCCTACAAAGAGCAGGCCGGTTATAAGCTCCACGGTGAAATATCGCCAACTGATAGGCTCACCGCAATAACGGCACTTTCTACCAAGCATCAGAAAGCTCAGCAGAGGTACCAGGTCGATCCACTTAAGTCTGTTGTTACACTTAGGGCAGTGCGAGGGAGGCGTCACGATTGACTGCTCCTCGGGAATCCTGTATATACATACATTCAGGAAACTTCCTATCGCCGTCCCGTATATAAACGCTATCAAGATCAAGATTCCAAACCAGACAGGCAGCACGCTAACCGCCACCTCCGGAAAGGTTCTGAATAACAGCGATCAGCGGCATAAACATTGCAATAACAATGCAGCCTACGATCCCGCCCAGCATAACGATCATAACAGGCTCAATAGCCGCAGTCAGACTGGATACGGCCGCGTCGACTTCATCCTCATAGAAATCGGCAACCTTGCTGAGCATTGGGTCAAGCGAACCGGACTCCTCGCCGATTGAGATCATCTGCACCACCATCGGC of Armatimonadota bacterium contains these proteins:
- a CDS encoding prepilin peptidase; this translates as MLPVWFGILILIAFIYGTAIGSFLNVCIYRIPEEQSIVTPPSHCPKCNNRLKWIDLVPLLSFLMLGRKCRYCGEPISWRYFTVELITGLLFVGTYLRYGFSIDVFVYAFFICALLIAFFVDLDRFIIPDQVVIFGLILGVLKDVAHIIAGDIKLLHIPTASGASLPMLPSIAGMVVCAGVFYLIAYIGYFVFRPRGKSEDDADDGEYEGALGGGDINLAAAVGAVLGVMPALVSFFIAVMVGSVVGVTYLILKSRADKKGMSLRTEIPFGPHMVIGALAVILAAPQLSAIWSWWVGIITP
- a CDS encoding type II secretion system F family protein, which produces GVAILQAMETVAGTVSNDILSDALLEARARIREGDRIAEPLGKSKLFPPMVVQMISIGEESGSLDPMLSKVADFYEDEVDAAVSSLTAAIEPVMIVMLGGIVGCIVIAMFMPLIAVIQNLSGGGG